A stretch of DNA from Selenihalanaerobacter shriftii:
GGTTTATGGCTCTAAGGTGATAGTAAAGAAGCATTATCCAAGTAATAAGCCTTATGTAACTATTCTCGAAAATAATTATATACCTACAGAAAAGTTAGACCACAAGGTTCATGTAATCTGTGGTGGTGGAACAGGAAGGGAATTAATTGGTGATTTAGTTGAACAAGGTTATCAGGTTAGTTGTGGTGTAGTCAATGAACATGATTCAGATTGGGAGGTTGCTAAATCTTTTGATGTTGAGATTATAGATGAAGAGCCTTTTGCTGCTATTAGCCAAGATAGTTATCAAGCTAATTTAGATAGGATAAAGAAGGTAAATACAGTAGTATTAACTGAGATTCCTTTTGGTTCAGGGAATTTACTAAATCTAAAAGCTGCTCTTTGGGCAGTTGAAAATGACAAAAAGGTTATAATTATTAATCAGCAAAAGTTATCTAATAGAGATTATACTGGAGGAAAAGGGAAGAGCTTATTTAAGGAGATACTTAAAAGAGGGGGAATAGAAGTTAATGATTCATATGGAGTTTTAGATAAAATTAATCAATATAAAGATATAGAGGGGGAAGAGTAATGAGAAAAAGTTTAACTTTTATTTTAATATTTGTTTTAGCATTAAATCTGTTAGTAGTGCCAGCTGTATTGGCTAAAGAGAAGGAAGAAAAGCAGGTAGAAAAAGAAGAGGTAAAGAAGGAAGAAGAGCCGGAAATAAGCTATACTATGGATGAATTAGTAGTTATCGCTTCTAAGCACCCGGAGAGATTATCAGAAACATCGGTGAGTGTAGAAGTTATTGATGAAGAGGAGATTGAAAAGAAGAATGCTCATAATGTTGCGGATGTTTTGAGAGATGTAGCTGGGGTGAACATTAGAGATAATGGTGGAATAAGCGGCCAGAAAACTATTAGTATTCGTGGTTCAAGTGCTGAACAAGTTTTGGTTTTGATTGATGGACAGCCGGTAAATAGTAGACAGAATGGACAGATTGATTTGAGTTTATTACCAGTTGATCAAATTGAAAAAATTGAAGTTTTAAAAGGACCTGCTTCTGCTATTTATGGAGCTAATGCTTTAGGTGGAGTAGTTAATATTACTACTAAAAGTGGTAGTGAGGAACCAGTTACCAAGGTAGACACCAAATTTGGTTCTTTTAAAACCCGTGAAGTGACTTTAACCCATAGAGGGAGTAAGGAAAATTTAAATTATAATTTAACAATATTAAAGAAAAACTCAGATGGACATCGTGAAAATAGTGAAATAGATCAGTCAAATATTTTTACTAAGTTTAATTATGAGTTAAATAATAATTCAGACTTAACTATGTCTTTTAAATATGATGATTCTGATAGAGGAGCTCCAGGTACAATAAATTATCCAACTCCAAATGCTGAACAATTAGATGAAGATGTTAGTTCTAATTTACAATGGCAAAGACAACTTAATAATATAGATCAAAAATTAAGTGTTTATTATAATGAACATAAAAGTATTTTTGATAATCCTGATCGGTTTGAGTATAGTAAACATGATACTAAAAGAACAGGTATAACTTTTGATCAAACTAATTATTATGGAGAACATACTTTAACTTATGGATTGGAACTAAAGAAGAATAAAATTAACAGTACTGATAATGGGAAACATGATAATTTAAATAAGGCATTTTTTATTCAAGATATTTGGGACATGAATGATGCCTTGAAGTTTAATTTCGGTGGTCGGTATGATAACCATGAAATGTTTGGTTCCAACTTTAGTCCACGCATGGGAATAGTTTATCAAATTAGTTCTAAATTGAATTTACATACTTCAGTTGGGAAAGCTTATAGAACACCAACATTTAATGAACTGTACTGGCCTTATCAAGACTTTGGTTCTTGGGGGATATATGAAGGGAACCCTGATTTAGACACAGAGTCAATTACAGCTTATGAGACAGGATTAAGATATTTAAATGATAATTTTAAAGGTGAAGTAAATTTATTTAAAAAGGATGCTGACAATTTAATTAATTGGAATGAAGGTAACGACGGAATTAAGCGACCTTATAATGTTGATGAAGCAGATATAAAAGGAGTTGAATTAATTTTAACTAAACAATTAAGTAAAAATATTTTTACTGATTTTAATTATACTTATTTAGATGTTAGAGATGGGAAAGGTCAGCGATTGGATTACAAACCATACCACACAGCTAATATTGGATTGAATTATAATAAAAATGAAGTTAATGTAAGCTTAAGTGGTGAATTTATAGGTAGTAGATATTATAGTGATGGAGATTATATATTACCTAGTTATTTTATAGCTGATTTAAAATTAAGCAAATTGTTAACAAAAAATGCAGAAGTGTCACTTGAAATAAATAATTTGTTTGATCGTAATTACGAAGTTATAGAAGAATTTTCAATGCCAGGTCGAAATGTAATGATAGAGCTTAGCAGAGAATTTTAATCTAAAATAATTAAAAGAATGGAGGGTTATTACAATGAATCTAATCAAGAAAACAAAAGAGTTCATAACACCTTTAAAAGTAGCTTTTATAATAGCATTAGGGTTACATGTAGTTCTATTTAATCTATTCCCTTACTTAATTAAGTCCAATGGGCTAAAACAAAATAAGAAGGACTTTGTCCAAAAAGTAAGGTTTAGTATGGCTACAGCTAGTGCTCAAAGTAATAACCCTTCATCTAATAAGAAAGAGACTACGAAGAAAGTAGCTAATAAAAAAGAAGAGCCAAAACCAAAGAAAGAACCTAAACCGAAAAAGAAACCTAATCCAAAAGAAAATAAAGTGCAAAACAAGAAGGTTAAGAAAGCAGTGAAGAAAGATCCAAAGAAGAAGCAAATACAGAAGAAACCTAAAAAAGAGATAGATAAAGTAAAGAAGAAAGAAGAACCAAAGGTTAAAAAAGTCAAAAAGAATAAACCAAAGCCTAAACCAAAACCGAATCCTAAAAAGGAAGAGGTAGAAAAAATAGTTAAAAAAGAAAAAGAGAAGGTTGAAGAAAAAGTAATAAAGGAAGTCAAGAAAGAAGAAGTTAAAGAATCTGAGCAGAAAGTAGTTAAGAAAGAAGTTGAAGAGAAACCTAAAGAAGAGCCTAAAGAGAAAGAAGAACCTAAGGAAAAGGTTGAGGCTGAAAAACCAAAAGAGGAAGAGGTTGAAAATGAACCTAAACCTAAAAAACAGACCGTAAGTAAGCCTTCTAAAAGAAGAATAGACTTAACTAATGGTAAGGTTAAACCAGGGGTGATTCCTCCATCATTAGTTAAACAGGAGCGTCCTATGTATCCTGAAATGATGCGAAGACGAGGAATTGAGGGTAAGGTAGTTTTAAAAGTGTTAATAGATTATCAAGGTAAAGTAGAAAGAATTAAAGTGAAGCAGTCTTCTGGATATCAACAGTTAGATCTAGCAGCAAAGAAAGCAGTTCAAAGTTGGCGATTTAATTCTGCTCAAGTAGATAATCAGAGAGTAGAAAGCTGGGTATTAATCCCTATTAACTTTAGATTAAGAGCTTAGAGAGGTGGTAGAATATGCAATACTTATTAGCTAAAGGTGGATTAATAATATATCCGCTACTATTATGTTCACTAGTAGTAGTAACAATTGCACTTGAAAGGTTATATAGATTTTCTAAGATTTCTAATGAGTTATCTGATAATTTGATGGATAAAATTAAGCAGAATATAAAGAATAAAAACATTAAAGATGCTGTTAAAGTCACTGAAGAAGTTAGAGGACCAATTGGAAATATTCTAAAGAAAGGAATACTGAATATAGATAAATCACCTCAAGAGATGGAAGAACAAATGGCTGAGGCTAAACTAGAAGAGTTTCCTAAGTTAGAGAAGCATTTAGGACTTTTAAGTTTTATCGGTAAGATTAGTCCTTCATTAGGATTATTAGGAACAGTAACAGGAATGATTAAGACATTTCAAGTTCTATCTATGAATGGAGAGCCTCAACAATTAGCTGGAGGAATTTCTGAAGCATTAACTACAACGGCGACTGGATTGGTTATTTCGATTCCAGCCTTAGGGGCCTATTATTACTTTACTAATAAACTACAAAATATAGTTATCCATGCAGAAAAGCGAGAGAAAGAGTTAATCAACCATATTAAAGAGGTAGGGACTACCAATGAAGTATAAAGTTAAAAAAGATGATTTAGAAGTAAATTTAGCTCCTATGATTGACGTAGTATTTCTTTTGCTTATCTTTTTCATGGTAGCATCTACTTTGAATTTAAGAGAAGTAAAGTCTAATATTCAACTGCCAGATACTAA
This window harbors:
- a CDS encoding TonB-dependent receptor plug domain-containing protein — translated: MRKSLTFILIFVLALNLLVVPAVLAKEKEEKQVEKEEVKKEEEPEISYTMDELVVIASKHPERLSETSVSVEVIDEEEIEKKNAHNVADVLRDVAGVNIRDNGGISGQKTISIRGSSAEQVLVLIDGQPVNSRQNGQIDLSLLPVDQIEKIEVLKGPASAIYGANALGGVVNITTKSGSEEPVTKVDTKFGSFKTREVTLTHRGSKENLNYNLTILKKNSDGHRENSEIDQSNIFTKFNYELNNNSDLTMSFKYDDSDRGAPGTINYPTPNAEQLDEDVSSNLQWQRQLNNIDQKLSVYYNEHKSIFDNPDRFEYSKHDTKRTGITFDQTNYYGEHTLTYGLELKKNKINSTDNGKHDNLNKAFFIQDIWDMNDALKFNFGGRYDNHEMFGSNFSPRMGIVYQISSKLNLHTSVGKAYRTPTFNELYWPYQDFGSWGIYEGNPDLDTESITAYETGLRYLNDNFKGEVNLFKKDADNLINWNEGNDGIKRPYNVDEADIKGVELILTKQLSKNIFTDFNYTYLDVRDGKGQRLDYKPYHTANIGLNYNKNEVNVSLSGEFIGSRYYSDGDYILPSYFIADLKLSKLLTKNAEVSLEINNLFDRNYEVIEEFSMPGRNVMIELSREF
- a CDS encoding energy transducer TonB encodes the protein MNLIKKTKEFITPLKVAFIIALGLHVVLFNLFPYLIKSNGLKQNKKDFVQKVRFSMATASAQSNNPSSNKKETTKKVANKKEEPKPKKEPKPKKKPNPKENKVQNKKVKKAVKKDPKKKQIQKKPKKEIDKVKKKEEPKVKKVKKNKPKPKPKPNPKKEEVEKIVKKEKEKVEEKVIKEVKKEEVKESEQKVVKKEVEEKPKEEPKEKEEPKEKVEAEKPKEEEVENEPKPKKQTVSKPSKRRIDLTNGKVKPGVIPPSLVKQERPMYPEMMRRRGIEGKVVLKVLIDYQGKVERIKVKQSSGYQQLDLAAKKAVQSWRFNSAQVDNQRVESWVLIPINFRLRA
- a CDS encoding MotA/TolQ/ExbB proton channel family protein → MQYLLAKGGLIIYPLLLCSLVVVTIALERLYRFSKISNELSDNLMDKIKQNIKNKNIKDAVKVTEEVRGPIGNILKKGILNIDKSPQEMEEQMAEAKLEEFPKLEKHLGLLSFIGKISPSLGLLGTVTGMIKTFQVLSMNGEPQQLAGGISEALTTTATGLVISIPALGAYYYFTNKLQNIVIHAEKREKELINHIKEVGTTNEV